The DNA window CACAAATATAAATGGAGTGCAAGATACCCCCGGTATGGTCCCACCCAACCAAAGCAGACCTTGCACTCAAGGAAACTACGTCTATCCAAAAGAATGCTGTGGTCTTGCCGTTATTGCCCTGAACTCCCATGTGAGTAATCCTATTCAAGGACCCCTGAACCAGACAACCATCTTTCAGATATTCATTGAGCCCAAACTCCGCAGTGATTAGGGCATAGTTTCCTGTCTTCGTTCTCTTTTCTTGATCCACGAGATTTATGGGAAGATCTTTAAATTTCATATTCCCTACTATTCAAACAAGTGAAAGAATAGAATCCCGAGTGGTTTATGGAATAAAACGCCAAAAGAGAAGTCGGAATGGGGGATATTCCCTAATGATTGAAGTGTTTGGGATTGAAATGGCCAGAATGCAGCAGTCCATCCATTCGATCAGTACGATGCTGAAAAAGAGTTCGTGTGAAACATCACTTCGGTATCGTCTTGCCAAACTCCACATGGATGACCTCGAAGCCGTGAATACCATAATTCTGACGCACCAGGTCTCCTCCATCCTGACGTCCGGAGAGGCAGACACCTTTGCCATCGATTACACCAACGACCCGTATTATGGCGAAGTTTCATCAGAGAACGAGGGATACATCATCCTAAGTCAACTTAAGAAATCAACCAACGACTTTATTCATACATCACGATCTCTGTGATCACCCGGAACCACCAGGTGACCCTGGCGGCCTATCCCATGACAAAGGGCACTTCCAAGATCACATATATCACTGTCTGGACGGGATCACGACAAAGAACTTGAGGATCCAAACACATTATCTAGACAGGGGGTTCTACACACGAAAAGTGATTGACTTCATGACGACCGTTCAGGTTCCGTTCATCATTCCGGTTAAAAAACACAATCGAGCGATGAAACAACTCCTGATTGGAACGAAATCACGGTTTGGAGAATATATCATGCGTGGAAAAACGCAGTTCCACCTGAAGATTGCAATCGCCGTAACCTATGCAAGGAAAACGGGGAAAGCATGGGGTCGAAAACCTCAGATATGTGGTTGGCATTCCCGGGAAAACTCAGCGGATTCACGAGAACTATAGATCTGGATTTGCAATCAAGTCATATGCAGGATCCGAAACTTGGTCAAACCCGTACATCAACTCGAAACCCTGTGATCCGATACCTCTTCGCACTTATTGCGTTTCTTCTTAAGAATCTCTGGATGACAGTGCTCTGGACACGATTCTCACCCGTGAAACAAGGTCTGCGGACTATCGAGATGGGTGAGTTCAGGTTTGATCAGTCCATGTTGTATATTGGGGAGGCTGTGCAAGTGACTTTAAAGATTGTCAGGAAAATTCCTGCACTTTGAAAACCGGGATAACCAATCGAAATTGATGATGATCTCTGGGATCTTATTAGCCCCTTACTTCCCCCACAAAAGCCTCCAACGGGTCGCCCACGCGCTGATGAGCGTGGTTTGATCAATGGCATTCTTTACGTACTTTCCACTGGTTGCTTCTGGACTGACGTTCCCCGACAATATGGCACTAAATCTACAACACACCGGTTTCACTTGTTACTCAGTACTCAGGGGAGATAGGACCAGATCTTTGCCCTAATCCGAAACCAAGGCTATGATCTCTCACAGCTCGATCTCTCCTGTTGTTCGATCGATACTACCACGATCCCCGGAAAAAAGGGGATTGTTAAGATTTGAAGGACTGGATCGAATTCAAGGCAGCAAAATGAGTGTTCTCGTAGAACGGCACGGTAGACTGCTCGCCTGCATCATTGCTCCAGCGAACGTGCATGATGCAATGACGTATCATCCGACGTTGACGGTGTTTAAAATTCAAAGGCCGATAGGAAGGCCGATCATACGACCACAGGAGATTCTCGTAGATGCAGCGTATTATACCCTCGCAATAAGAACAATCAATCGCAGAAGGGGAATTAAGACAATGATCCCAGTCAATCGGAGAAATCATAGGCGACCAAAAAGGGGACGATCGTATCAATTCGATCCCATAATCTACCGTTCTCGAAGAGCAGTTGAACGATTCTTTAGCTGGGTCAAGGCATTCAGAAAAATCTCACCCAGATATGAGCGGCTCGAAGAATCATTTCGAGGACTGGTCATCATCGCCTGCATACTGATACTATGGAGACTTTTGGGATGAGTGCAGTTAAGTACTGAAACCATAAGTGGTTTGATTTCAATCTCATTTTTTTAGAGAATTGAAAATCTTCCCGAAGGAGTCTTTTTTTCGGTAAGTTAGAAGAACCTCAGCAAATGTCAAATTCTTACTTGATTTCAGGCGAAAAAATCACTCTCTGCGGGGTATGATATTTTCTTCAAGTAGTTTATTCTTTCAGTGGCAAAGTCAGGTTACAAAGCCTTTTTGACTGGCGCAAATAAATACAACTACGATGCCTGAAGAGAGAGCAACAATCATAGATATTTCTCAGGAGAGGTGGAAAACAGCCCAAAAATTTGAGTTGGAATTTGCCCAAAATACCATTGGATCCGACGACGATTGGAATCTTTGGTGGATGGAAAAATATTCAAACTATTCATTTTTAGAAGGAAAAGAGTTCCAGAACGTTCTGGAGGTGGGATGTGGACCCCACACAAACGTTCGATATATTCTCCCAAAGATCACGGTCGGGAAGATCTGGCTGGAAGATCCTCTGATTCAGTATTATATCACCCATTATCTGAATCAGTGCCCATCGACAACCGATATGATAAAATCATTGATCAAAAAACCGTCTAAGAGAGTGAACTTCTGCCTGGAACTGTTTTCAAACCTATCCTATTCCGTCGACCTGAGTTCTGCCAAGCTGGAAGATCTCCCCTACAAAGATAGTCAGATGGATCTCGTCATATGCATAAACGTCTTGGACCATGTCAATAATTATGACTCATGCATGTCTGAGATGAGTAGGGTTCTCAAGAGCGGTGGTATCCTCATCCTGGGACAGGATCTGACAAATGCAGAAGATCTCGTGAATTGCCCCGAAGTTGTCTCCGATATCGGCCACCCCATTAAGGTTGATCACACAATTCTTGACGACACACTCTCCAGATCATTTGAGACACTCACCCGAAAGGTCCTTCCACGGGAGGAAGGGAGGAATCCAGAGGCTCATTACAGCACATATCTGGGCGTTTTCCAGAAAAAATAAAATTCAGGTCTTTGAAATAGAATCAATCCCCCTGTTTTTTCCGGATATCAACCCAACTAAAAATTTTTCGTATTCGTTTGAGAAGTTCTCCCGAGTATGATATTTATTGGCATACTCCCAGGATCGCTTCGCCATCTCCTGCAACCGCTCAACAGGGAGTGAAGAGAGCGAGGAGACCGCCTCTCTGATCTCATCAATAGAACACTGGTTCAAGATGATGCCAAATCCATCCACCGTTACCCCAGATTGATAACTAATAACCGGAATGAGACCGGCATGAAGAGACTGGACCACGCTACCGGACTGGCCCTCAGAGCAGGAAGGGTAGATCAACCCGATACAGGTCCTGATGATGCTGAGAAACTCCAGACTGCTGACGTCCAGCCACCCGAGCGTATGAATATTCGCAGTATGATACAGTTCCTTTTGGTACTCCCCACAGAAGTCGGATTCTGTATCTACCTGACCACACACATAGAGATGATGGTCAGGCATTGAACTGAACGCCTCAAGGACGAGATCCAGTCCCTTATGAACCATCCCAGAATTCCCCAACCACAAATAATTGTTGCGACACTGTGCGTAGTCCTTCTCAGGGATCTCTGGAAACGTCATAGTCGCTGTGATTGGGATCTGACAAAGTGATTTTCCTGCGTACTGAAACGTACTGATCGTAGCCTCATTCCCCAAAATAGTGGCACAATCTGCGAACTCTATACCAAAACTTGGAGGTACAGTCCGTCTGGGGATCAGGGTGGCCTTCCTTCTCCCCTGAATATCCAACAACCGATGATATTCCGCCGAATTTTGAAAAAGCCAGTGTGATCCCGTGATATGTAAGATCATGTAACAGTCGCGATTCAGGAGAGGAACGAGCCGCTCCATATTGCAGTGAATATCGATAAAGAAGGAATAGTGCTTTTCTGGAGTGAACGTTGAGTTATCCCAGTCTATGATATCAATAGCATATCCATGTTTACTCCAGAGATGTGCCATCTGATAGCATTCCCACCCATTCGTATGAGTGGTTGGAATTTCATCCGAAGAAGAGTACCCGAACGGATCGGTGATGTATGAGAGTAATACGTTTCCTTTGAATTCACCTTCATTTTTCAGGTGAATCATATCTCTTTGATTGGACCTCAGAAGTCCCGAAACGATAGCAAACAGAGTTGAGAAAATTTTCATTTGTTTCATATCTCAATTGACATTCATGAAATATGGAGATTCCCCCAAGATGTCGACAGATATTCCGGTCATAGGATTCACAGAGAGAGAGATCGCAGCAAAGGGGGAGAGCGGCGGATAAAATGAGATGGTGGATCCATATTCCTATAATTTCAATTTTTTAAGGAAGCCTGATTGAATCGGTGATATTATTTTATCCACACAGACCACCCCAGTTGAAATAAGAAAATATCGACACAAAGTATCTCATGATAAGCGACGAAAGATATGAGAGAGACTGGATTCACTCCGGATCACCTGGAGTGTTTTTTTACTCTGTTCATCCCAGTTTACCGATGAGGGATATGAAATGAAGGCGCTCTACGATCATCAGATATTTGAAAGACAGACATTCGGGGGTATTAGCCGGTATTTTTTCGAACTGATGAACAGATATTACCAGAATAATACAGTAAATATTAAACTCTCACTCATCTACTCTGATAATCACTATCTGAAAGGTGCTCCATTCTCTCATCACCTCTCATCTCACCAGGTCCCGTCACTTCCCGGAGAGAGGGGAAGAAATCTCCGGAGAAATCTCCTTTTTACTGCGAACTTTCACTGGAGCAGACGCCAGATCGCAAAAGGAGACTATGATCTTTTTCATCCTACCTATTACGATCCATACTTTCTGAATTACTTAAAGGGGCGACCGTATGTTCTGACCGTGTATGATATGATCCATGAATTGTATCCTGAGATGTTTGGAAAAGATTTCACCACTGTTCAAAAAAGGATCGTTGCAGAAAGGGCGGAGGCAATTCTCGCCATATCCGAGAGCACTAGAACTGATATCATCAGATTATTTGATATCGACCCAGCACTTGTAAAGGTGGTCCATCTCGCCACATCGTTGGGAGATGTGAAACCAGATACGACACTGACACTTCCTCAGCGATATATCCTCTTTGTCGGAAACAGGACAGTCTATAAAAACTTCAACTTCTTCATCACCTCCATCTCACCCCTTCTGAAGAAAGATCGATTTCTGCATGTGATCTGCGCAGGAGGAGGGATGTTCTCCGAAGCCGAAAAAAACCTGCTGAAAGAACTCAATATCAGTAAACAGGTGCTCTACTATACATTCAATGACAGCATGCTCTCACAGTTGTATGCCAGGGCAGAACTCTTCATCTTTCCATCCCTCTACGAAGGCTTTGGGATCCCCATCCTTGAAGCGTTCAGCTGCGGCTGCCCGGTTGCGGCGAGCAATACCAGTTCTCTCCCCGAAGTCGGGGGAGATGCTGCACGATACTTTGATCCGATGAGCGCCACATCGCTGGTTGATATAGTAGAAGAGATTGTATACGACAAACCACTTCAGGAGTCACTCAGAAGGAGAGGATATCTACGGTTGAAGAACTTCTCCTGGGAGAAGACTGCAGAAGAAACAAGAAAGATCTATGAGATGATTGTATGAAAACAGCGATTATCACCGGGATAACTGGACAGGACGGTGCGTATCTCAGTCAATTATTACTGAAGAAGGGATACCGGGTTATCGGGTTTGTGCGTAACAGCAAGGGTTCCTCTCTGACTAAACTCTCCTACCTCAGAATCACAGATCAGATCATCTTCGAGGAATGCAATCTGCTGGATCTCGTAAACATTGTCGGATTGCTGAAGCGATATAAACCGGATGAGATCTACAATCTGGCAGCCCAGAGTTCGGTCAAGGCGTCATTTGACCAGCCGATCGCCACCATCGAATTTAATATAATCTCAGTGATTAACCTGCTTGAGGCGATTCGGCTCGTCGACCAAAAGATAAAATACTACCAGGCATCGAGCAGCGAGATGTTTGGCAAGGTCGACGATCTTCCGATCACGGAAAATACCCCCATGCATCCCCTCAGCCCATATGCAATATCGAAGGCTGCAGCCCATTGGATTGCCATCAATTACCGGGAGAGTTATGGAATATTCACCTGCTGTGGCATTCTCTTCAATCACGAATCAATTCTGAGAGATAAGAATTTTTTCACAAAAAAAGTGATCAACGATTCAATCGAGATCTCACGATCCCAGAGGGGTGTATTACGAGTTGGAAACATTGATATCCGGAGAGATTTCGGGTACGCCCCCCGATATGTTGAAGCGATGTGGTTGATGCTCCAGCATCCAACCCCTGACGATTATATCATCTGCTCCGGTAAATCCATCCAACTCCGACAGATCCTCCATCATATCTTTAAAAGACTGGGAATTGATCAGAACAAAATAATAATCGATGAATCCCTCTACAGGCCCACAGAGATCGAGAATATCTACGGGGATAATTCGAAAGTAAAAAAAGTTCTAGGCTGGGAATATACCACTGATTTCTTCGAAGTGATCGATATTCTCATCGATGAACAGTTAAAATATAAGACTGAGTAGACAAGAGATGACATATCTCTTAATCGAGTAAAAATGTCCGGAAAAGAAGAAATGAACCCATCATGTGGATGCTCCATAAGTACTCTTTTTTAGATCATTTTACCCACCATCCAAAGAATATCCTGGGAGGAGCCGTATCTCTTCTCACAGGATTGGAGACGGGTAATTCTGGCAGGTCTCTGGATTTGCATTCTAATCGACATCTTATGCAGAATAAATAAATCGGACTCACTCCAATTTGATAAGAGGAACGATGCAGGATTTTTAGAGAATATGGTACCATCCTCAATGACAAATACACAGTTGATCGAAGAGCAGGGAATCTCGATACTTCTGGGAACATATAACCGCAAATCCTTCCTGGAATCTACCATCCATTCCATCAGAGAAGAGATGGAGCCTGGAAAAATCCCCTATGAGATCATCGTGGTCGATGGCGGGTCGACGGACGGCACCCTCCCCTGGCTAATGAAACAACGCGACATCATCACCATTGTTCAACACAATCACGGCCAGTGGAGAGGTAAAACCATCGAACGACAATCATGGGGATATTTCATGAACCTTGGATTCAAGGCCGCTCTCGGGAAGTATATCTGCATGGTCAGCGACGATTGTCTGATCATACCCGGGGCGATAACCAGGGGATATGCTCAGTTTGAAGAATGTGTCAAACGGGAAGAGAAGGTGGGAGCTCTTGCATTCTTCTGGAGAAACTGGCCGGAAGAGAAGAGGTACTTCGTTCAAAATTTTTTCGGAAAGGTCAACGTGAACCATGGTATGTATCTTCATAAAGCCCTGAAAGAGGTTGGATATGCAGATCAGGATACCTACCGATTTTATGCCGGGGATGTCGATCTGATCTTCAAACTGGACCAGAGAGGGTATATATCAATTGCATCCAGCAACTCATTTATTGAGCATTTCAGCCATGCAAATCCATTTTTACGAACTGTCAATATGAAAACGATGGACGATGACATCAAGAGTTTCATCAATAAATGGAGACAGGTGCTTCCAGAGTATAATTTCACCGAGCAGAATCGATGCCACCTGCTTGAGAGTTCATTCATTGATCCCGACAATACAGTCCAGAAATGGAAGGCACGAATGAATGTAAAGATATACCTGTTAAAAAGAACGGTCAGTGCGCATCTGTTCAATTTAAGATGATTATTGAAGGACAACTGAAGGAAATAGGATTATCATAACATTATTATCTGGAGAACATGAACCATAAAGTCGGCATTTATCCCAATCCATTCTCTGGGGGAGAATGGAATACCTCCTCACATCCTCTCTTCCGAAGAATTTCACGCTCGCTTGAGGATAATAGTTGGAGTGTGGCGGGGATTGAACTCGAAGACCTGTTAAACCCAAAATCTCTCACTGAATCAGAAATTCAAATTCTTCACATGAATTGGACGGAGTCCCTCACGGAATATTTCATCACCAACGGGAAGAAGAACCTGTATTACCGGTTGTTATACTCACAATACTATAGATTCCTGCCAGAGAATCTGATACTCTCCAGAATAAAGCGAAGAATCGATCGGTGGTTCGCACAGTTGTCCAGCGAACAGATCCCGATCATCTTCGAAATCCACGAATTGTATTCCTATGGTTTATCATCTTTCCCAATCCTCTACTCGGTCGACCTCTATCTGAAAGAGCAGATGTATAAGAATGCGAAAGGAATCATTATCCACGAACAGTCATGTCTCCCCTTTATTCTCAAACAGTACTCCCGTGAGAAGCCCTATGTCGTTGCACCTCTGGGAGATTATGCCGAATTTCATGGACCTATCCGCGAAAAAACAGAAGCACGGCAATCACTGGGGTTGAACCAATCTGGAAGGGTTCTGGGATATGTAGGAACAGTCCGCCCCAATCGCAATCCGGCAAACGTTATCCGATCGTTTTTAAAATATGGAAAAGCAAATGACCGGTTGATCATTGCCGGCCAGGGCATGGACATCTATGCCAATCAAAGTAAGGATCCAAGGATCGTCACCTATTCGGGTTTACTCTCCAATGAAAAAATCAGAGACATTATCTGTGCCTCCGACTTCATTGTGAACGATGCACAGAAATATATGACCTCTGCAATTATCCGGACAGCACTGAGTTACCATACCCCGGTGATCGTCAATCCCTATGGTGCTGCAGAGGATATGGCACAGGGGGCCGCAATCTATATTCAAGACGATGATGAGCCGGTAGATGATGCCATCGAACGGGCACTCACGATGAACATAGAAGAGTACACGACCCTTGTCCAGTCGGCGAAGGAGAGGAACGCAGAGAGAACGTGGGATAGAACTGGGAAAAACCTGGTGAATTTTTTTGAAAAGATGTCTTAAAAATCATTGGGATATTAGCGTTCATGTGAGATATCCCTTCATTCGACATTCCGCAGTAAGCATATTTTCGTCAAATTGTTAACCCAATTAGGTGAATAATTTTTCAGTTGGGAGAAAAATAACCCAAAATGATCAACGATTCTCCAAAAATAGCCTTACTGCGGAACGTGGGGTCCATAATATTCACTGATTGTCATGTTAAGGTATCTTCGCGAAAATAGCAGAGATTATACCACCACAATCTGCTCCGGTTGATTGATGAGGGATACATCTTTTTCGACCATTGTGCATGATGAGATGCGAGAAGATATTTTCTGTGTTTGAGTAAGTATTTCATCTGAGTATTTGCACTAATGGCAAATGATCTCATAAAATGTTTAGCAGTGGCTCTCCTGAGAGGGGGGGGCAGATAGTCCTGATAGGTATTGATAATATAACAGATATCTTCGTATTTTTTATCGATCAACTCAACCGTGTTATTCTGACTGTAGGATCCTGATTTAGAATGGATGCGATATGCCAGCAGAGGTTGTTGAACATATCCGATCGGACCCTCCAGGGATATGCGAAGCCACATATCCCAGTCGACGGTGTGCATGACAGAGGGATGAAAGCCACCAATTTTTTCATATATCTCTCTTGGCACGACGACCGATGTCGAATAGATAAAATTCTCCTGCACTAACAAAGGGAGCGCCATATCGATCACACCGTTCGGGAAGTCAGGGATCGCAGGCTTATAGAGAGAGGTCTGCTGATCCCGATCATCAATATGTATTGCCTGGGAAAAGACCAATTTTACCTCTGGATGCTGGTCGATAAATTGCTGGTACACTTTATAAAACCCCGGCAAAACCCTGTCATCGTCATGAAGAATATGCACGTATCTTCCGACTGATCTCCTGATACATGTCGACCAGTTCTCCTGAAAGTCGACCAGATGGGGTTGTCTATAGTATAAAACCCGAGAATCCCCAATTTCTCGGACGAGTTCAGCAACATTCAACTCAGGTGAAGAAAAATTATCGATCACCTCTATCTGCATGCAGTCTTGACCGGGATCCTGGTCAAGAACACTTTTAATCGTTTTCTCCAGATAATTGACGCGATTATGTGTTGGAATCATTACACTCCAGAAAGGCCTACGTACAGTATCGGGGAGTGGATCGATCGTCGGGTAGCGCATTGTATTCAATATATCACCTGGGAGGTTGGTTGTCGACATGACCAGTCTCTCCTTCTGATTAAAAAAAGGAGATCCGGATCTGTTTGACTCTTCAGCAAATATCTCCTCTATCTCGTTTTCATGAACTGTTCTACCACGGTTTCAAGATATGCCAGTTTCTGGCTGTTGATTCCCGGATAAACCCCGATCCAGAACAGATTGTCCATCACCAGATCGGTAGTGGGCAGAGGTCCTGCAGAACGATACTTCATATCTGCATACGCCGGCTGCTTGAGAAGATTCCCCCCAAAGAGCATCCGTGTAGCGATCTTATGATCCTCCAGATACCGTACGATATCATCACGACAGAATGGTGCTTCTTCCCGAACAATAATGGGGAAACCAAACCAGCTTGGATCCGAGTTCGGCGTCGCCTGAGGAAGGATCAGAACGTCCTCGTATTTCTTCAGCACTGCATGGAGCACAGCAAAATTTTCTTTTCGTCTCTCAATAAATCCCGGTAATTTCTTGATCTGCTCGACCCCAATAGCCGCCTGCATATCGGTAACCTTGAGATTGTACCCAATATGAGAGTAGATGTATTTGTGATCATATCCCTGAGGAAGACCTCCCAGCTGCCAGTCAAACCGTCGTCCGCAGGAGTTGTCACAACCTGGATCACACCAGCAGTCCCGCCCCCAGTCGCGGAAAGAGGCTATGATCTTTTTGAGCAGCGGATCGCTGGTGAGGACCGCACCTCCCTCGCCCATTGTGATGTGGTGTGCCGGATAAAAACTGCAGGTAGAAATATGACCAAATGTTCCAGTGAATTCTCCCATGTACCTGGAACCGAGGGCATCACAGTTATCTTCGATGAACCAGAGATCATATTTTTCCACCATCTTCATAATGGTGTCCAGATCTACGGGATTCCCCAGCGTATGCGGAACCATAATTGCCTTAGTCTTGTCAGAGATCGCATCTTCGATCCGATTTGCCTGAATATTATAGGTTCCCAGTTCCACATCCAAAAATACCGGGACCAGATTATTCTGGAGGATCGGGTTGAGTGTCGTGGGAAAACCACAGGCGGTGGTGATGACCTCATCACCGGAATTTAATCTCTTCTCCCCGAGTTTAGGTGAAGTGAGTGCAGAGACAGCGAGAAGATTAGCTGAAGAACCCGAGTTCGTCAGGAGACAGTAGTTCACGCCCAGAAATGCGGCCAGATCATGTTCAAACTGATCTGCATAGCGCCCGGTGGTGAGCCAGAAATCAAGCGATGCGTCAACAAGGCTGACGAGTTCTTTTTCATCATAGACCCGGCCGGCGTAGGGAATGTATGAGGTACCCGGGACGAACACATCCTGTTTCTTCAGATCATATAATTGTTTTACCCGGTCAAAGATTTCAGAGCGGATCTCTTCTTCGGTCATCATAATTTTTCTGGCTCCGGCAGTATTTCAATGAGCATCTTCGATCTCAGTTCCTCTCTTGATAGCAGGGGCTCCTGATCTTCAACAGGCCGATTGACAGCCAGTTTTGGAAGGGCACGGGACCTCTCATCGATACGTACCTCCAGAAAACCGGGGTGCATATCAGATAAGGAATTGCGCAGTGCATGATCAATCTCATCATTGGATGAGATCTGCATCGATGGAATCTTATACGCACGTACCACATCCAAAAAATCAGGGTTGCTATACCCAATACCTGATGATTGGAACTTGCTGTCGAGATATTGTTCCTGGAATTGTTTGATCATCCCGTACCCGTTGT is part of the Methanosphaerula palustris E1-9c genome and encodes:
- a CDS encoding transposase → MDDDLWDLISPLLPPQKPPTGRPRADERGLINGILYVLSTGCFWTDVPRQYGTKSTTHRFHLLLSTQGR
- a CDS encoding IS5/IS1182 family transposase, translated to MISHSSISPVVRSILPRSPEKRGLLRFEGLDRIQGSKMSVLVERHGRLLACIIAPANVHDAMTYHPTLTVFKIQRPIGRPIIRPQEILVDAAYYTLAIRTINRRRGIKTMIPVNRRNHRRPKRGRSYQFDPIIYRSRRAVERFFSWVKAFRKISPRYERLEESFRGLVIIACILILWRLLG
- a CDS encoding class I SAM-dependent methyltransferase — protein: MPEERATIIDISQERWKTAQKFELEFAQNTIGSDDDWNLWWMEKYSNYSFLEGKEFQNVLEVGCGPHTNVRYILPKITVGKIWLEDPLIQYYITHYLNQCPSTTDMIKSLIKKPSKRVNFCLELFSNLSYSVDLSSAKLEDLPYKDSQMDLVICINVLDHVNNYDSCMSEMSRVLKSGGILILGQDLTNAEDLVNCPEVVSDIGHPIKVDHTILDDTLSRSFETLTRKVLPREEGRNPEAHYSTYLGVFQKK
- a CDS encoding glycosyltransferase family protein, yielding MKQMKIFSTLFAIVSGLLRSNQRDMIHLKNEGEFKGNVLLSYITDPFGYSSSDEIPTTHTNGWECYQMAHLWSKHGYAIDIIDWDNSTFTPEKHYSFFIDIHCNMERLVPLLNRDCYMILHITGSHWLFQNSAEYHRLLDIQGRRKATLIPRRTVPPSFGIEFADCATILGNEATISTFQYAGKSLCQIPITATMTFPEIPEKDYAQCRNNYLWLGNSGMVHKGLDLVLEAFSSMPDHHLYVCGQVDTESDFCGEYQKELYHTANIHTLGWLDVSSLEFLSIIRTCIGLIYPSCSEGQSGSVVQSLHAGLIPVISYQSGVTVDGFGIILNQCSIDEIREAVSSLSSLPVERLQEMAKRSWEYANKYHTRENFSNEYEKFLVGLISGKNRGIDSISKT
- a CDS encoding glycosyltransferase family 4 protein, producing MKALYDHQIFERQTFGGISRYFFELMNRYYQNNTVNIKLSLIYSDNHYLKGAPFSHHLSSHQVPSLPGERGRNLRRNLLFTANFHWSRRQIAKGDYDLFHPTYYDPYFLNYLKGRPYVLTVYDMIHELYPEMFGKDFTTVQKRIVAERAEAILAISESTRTDIIRLFDIDPALVKVVHLATSLGDVKPDTTLTLPQRYILFVGNRTVYKNFNFFITSISPLLKKDRFLHVICAGGGMFSEAEKNLLKELNISKQVLYYTFNDSMLSQLYARAELFIFPSLYEGFGIPILEAFSCGCPVAASNTSSLPEVGGDAARYFDPMSATSLVDIVEEIVYDKPLQESLRRRGYLRLKNFSWEKTAEETRKIYEMIV
- a CDS encoding GDP-mannose 4,6-dehydratase; amino-acid sequence: MKTAIITGITGQDGAYLSQLLLKKGYRVIGFVRNSKGSSLTKLSYLRITDQIIFEECNLLDLVNIVGLLKRYKPDEIYNLAAQSSVKASFDQPIATIEFNIISVINLLEAIRLVDQKIKYYQASSSEMFGKVDDLPITENTPMHPLSPYAISKAAAHWIAINYRESYGIFTCCGILFNHESILRDKNFFTKKVINDSIEISRSQRGVLRVGNIDIRRDFGYAPRYVEAMWLMLQHPTPDDYIICSGKSIQLRQILHHIFKRLGIDQNKIIIDESLYRPTEIENIYGDNSKVKKVLGWEYTTDFFEVIDILIDEQLKYKTE
- a CDS encoding glycosyltransferase family 2 protein, whose translation is MTNTQLIEEQGISILLGTYNRKSFLESTIHSIREEMEPGKIPYEIIVVDGGSTDGTLPWLMKQRDIITIVQHNHGQWRGKTIERQSWGYFMNLGFKAALGKYICMVSDDCLIIPGAITRGYAQFEECVKREEKVGALAFFWRNWPEEKRYFVQNFFGKVNVNHGMYLHKALKEVGYADQDTYRFYAGDVDLIFKLDQRGYISIASSNSFIEHFSHANPFLRTVNMKTMDDDIKSFINKWRQVLPEYNFTEQNRCHLLESSFIDPDNTVQKWKARMNVKIYLLKRTVSAHLFNLR
- a CDS encoding glycosyltransferase family protein, whose amino-acid sequence is MNHKVGIYPNPFSGGEWNTSSHPLFRRISRSLEDNSWSVAGIELEDLLNPKSLTESEIQILHMNWTESLTEYFITNGKKNLYYRLLYSQYYRFLPENLILSRIKRRIDRWFAQLSSEQIPIIFEIHELYSYGLSSFPILYSVDLYLKEQMYKNAKGIIIHEQSCLPFILKQYSREKPYVVAPLGDYAEFHGPIREKTEARQSLGLNQSGRVLGYVGTVRPNRNPANVIRSFLKYGKANDRLIIAGQGMDIYANQSKDPRIVTYSGLLSNEKIRDIICASDFIVNDAQKYMTSAIIRTALSYHTPVIVNPYGAAEDMAQGAAIYIQDDDEPVDDAIERALTMNIEEYTTLVQSAKERNAERTWDRTGKNLVNFFEKMS
- a CDS encoding glycosyltransferase encodes the protein MSTTNLPGDILNTMRYPTIDPLPDTVRRPFWSVMIPTHNRVNYLEKTIKSVLDQDPGQDCMQIEVIDNFSSPELNVAELVREIGDSRVLYYRQPHLVDFQENWSTCIRRSVGRYVHILHDDDRVLPGFYKVYQQFIDQHPEVKLVFSQAIHIDDRDQQTSLYKPAIPDFPNGVIDMALPLLVQENFIYSTSVVVPREIYEKIGGFHPSVMHTVDWDMWLRISLEGPIGYVQQPLLAYRIHSKSGSYSQNNTVELIDKKYEDICYIINTYQDYLPPPLRRATAKHFMRSFAISANTQMKYLLKHRKYLLASHHAQWSKKMYPSSINRSRLWWYNLCYFREDTLT
- the rfbH gene encoding lipopolysaccharide biosynthesis protein RfbH, producing MMTEEEIRSEIFDRVKQLYDLKKQDVFVPGTSYIPYAGRVYDEKELVSLVDASLDFWLTTGRYADQFEHDLAAFLGVNYCLLTNSGSSANLLAVSALTSPKLGEKRLNSGDEVITTACGFPTTLNPILQNNLVPVFLDVELGTYNIQANRIEDAISDKTKAIMVPHTLGNPVDLDTIMKMVEKYDLWFIEDNCDALGSRYMGEFTGTFGHISTCSFYPAHHITMGEGGAVLTSDPLLKKIIASFRDWGRDCWCDPGCDNSCGRRFDWQLGGLPQGYDHKYIYSHIGYNLKVTDMQAAIGVEQIKKLPGFIERRKENFAVLHAVLKKYEDVLILPQATPNSDPSWFGFPIIVREEAPFCRDDIVRYLEDHKIATRMLFGGNLLKQPAYADMKYRSAGPLPTTDLVMDNLFWIGVYPGINSQKLAYLETVVEQFMKTR